A single window of bacterium DNA harbors:
- a CDS encoding putative glycoside hydrolase, with the protein MRRGLRRAGILPGAAGIGALLLAFTVLPLRAQGQDSSAAAARYSAASAQADSLAAPLQAPEAPSQTQDTLVPEAAAAAVSADSTVAPGSTAAPADSASRPVPDSVSAKAAAAPSKPDSAAHRERPARKTPPPPPPPVTPPKFSEKALHYNAIYLNSGSIANDALLDKFIQRVKGTEVSGFVMDMKDDRGYLSYRSRLPLAAQIGSNTRRVSDPAALVRKLHDNGLIACARVVSFKDPLLATYAGADSTYPYAVLDSSSGRPWQQKNGELWANPYDRRVHEYLTGVVDELLSFGFDQIQMDYIRFPTDGDVGRLSYQVVLDSLEKIDVIGMFLSGVRKAVDSHRASLSVDVFGWVPWLHKNRDFNIGQDYDEIARHADVVCPMLYDSHFPKAFKSEYGRDRAYHIVREGTAKGVERRGKRLTGVQPYIQGFSWHAPYWGTRYIIQQMQAAEDSGAVGWIVWNARNDYSETWKALAERQAQRAGRSE; encoded by the coding sequence ATGCGCAGAGGGTTACGCCGTGCCGGGATTCTGCCCGGCGCCGCCGGTATCGGGGCGCTGCTGCTGGCTTTTACGGTCCTGCCGCTGCGGGCGCAGGGGCAGGATTCCTCCGCCGCCGCGGCGCGGTATTCCGCAGCCTCTGCCCAGGCGGACAGTCTGGCCGCTCCGCTCCAGGCGCCGGAGGCCCCGTCCCAGACTCAGGACACGCTTGTTCCGGAGGCAGCCGCCGCCGCGGTCTCAGCCGACAGCACGGTTGCTCCCGGCAGCACCGCGGCGCCCGCCGACAGCGCCTCCCGGCCAGTCCCGGACAGCGTGTCCGCCAAAGCCGCCGCCGCCCCGTCCAAGCCCGACAGCGCCGCGCACCGGGAACGTCCGGCGCGCAAGACCCCGCCGCCCCCGCCACCGCCTGTCACCCCGCCCAAGTTCTCGGAAAAGGCCCTGCACTACAACGCCATCTATCTTAATTCCGGGTCCATAGCCAACGACGCCCTTCTGGACAAGTTCATCCAGCGGGTGAAAGGCACCGAGGTCAGTGGTTTTGTCATGGACATGAAGGACGACCGGGGCTATCTTTCTTATCGCAGCCGCCTGCCCCTGGCGGCGCAGATCGGGTCAAACACCCGACGGGTGAGCGACCCGGCGGCCCTGGTGCGCAAGCTGCACGACAACGGCCTTATCGCCTGCGCCCGGGTGGTTTCGTTCAAAGACCCGCTTCTGGCCACTTACGCCGGAGCTGACAGCACCTATCCTTACGCCGTGCTCGATTCGTCCAGCGGGCGGCCCTGGCAGCAGAAAAACGGCGAGCTTTGGGCCAACCCCTACGACCGACGGGTGCACGAGTACCTCACCGGGGTCGTGGACGAACTCCTCTCGTTCGGTTTCGACCAGATCCAGATGGATTACATACGCTTCCCCACCGACGGCGACGTGGGACGGCTGTCGTATCAGGTGGTGCTGGACAGCCTGGAAAAGATCGACGTGATCGGGATGTTCCTGTCCGGGGTGCGCAAGGCGGTGGACAGCCACCGGGCCTCGCTGTCGGTGGACGTGTTCGGTTGGGTGCCCTGGCTGCACAAGAACCGCGATTTCAACATCGGGCAGGATTACGACGAGATCGCCCGTCACGCCGATGTGGTATGCCCGATGCTGTATGACTCGCATTTCCCCAAGGCGTTCAAGTCGGAGTACGGGCGCGACCGCGCCTATCATATCGTGCGCGAGGGCACGGCCAAGGGCGTGGAGCGGCGCGGCAAGCGGCTGACCGGAGTGCAGCCCTACATCCAGGGCTTCAGTTGGCACGCCCCCTACTGGGGCACGCGCTACATCATCCAGCAGATGCAGGCCGCCGAGGACAGCGGGGCCGTGGGCTGGATCGTCTGGAACGCGCGGAACGACTATTCCGAGACTTGGAAAGCCCTGGCCGAGAGACAGGCTCAACGCGCCGGTAGGTCGGAATAA